Proteins from a single region of Megalopta genalis isolate 19385.01 chromosome 3, iyMegGena1_principal, whole genome shotgun sequence:
- the LOC143258969 gene encoding uncharacterized protein LOC143258969 codes for MICLIFLPMVYSLVFDGREVLKEVGEKQYHIIQKKTSVSQHGMCWHNALTSMKHDCNNLNDEQHSVLALKLMDCFLEDSGHATYNCDLSDSEAKRRNCINDMSDRAFNAYNEFYIHTTHMCFYLNYEAWQAETDSTIKRLFQVSTRMKDQLLEASEMQGAMLESQKESLKMQNELLDHGKELGTVLKSSSESVNNMVKDFKETAKDQKELLFEIFSYLRTFQNWIIGEVSWFQSIMYYTISCILCALFSSSKRTVDARITLFTILSVNVIVERMLVQYYGKTMFSDEDSKENLVSTTWMYRKMALTLCAFTLLCTYYNYKDEQIENYKALKRIERQLNTIQEVTSISNTNHSIRYSTRLAIKRMQSQTSKQS; via the exons ATGATCTGTTTAATATTTTTGCCTATGGTTTATTCGCTTGTATTCGATGGACGTGAAGTATTGAAAGAAGTAGGAGAAAAACAATATCATATAATACAAA AAAAAACTTCAGTTTCACAACATGGAATGTGCTGGCATAATGCCCTTACATCAATGAAACAtgactgtaataatttaaaCGATGAGCAACACTCTGTTCTTGCTTTGAAACTGATGGACTGCTTTTTGGAAGATTCAGGTCATGCAACTTATAATTGTGATCTCAGTGATTCAGAAGCTAAGAGGCG gaATTGCATCAACGATATGTCAGACAGAGCATTTAATGCATATAATGAATTTTATATACATACTACCCATATGTGCTTTTATTTGAACTATGAAGCTTGGCAAGCTGAGACCGATAGCACGATCAAACG ATTGTTTCAAGTTTCTACACGCATGAAAGATCAATTATTAGAAGCTTCAGAAATGCAAGGGGCTATGCTTGAAAGTCAAAAAGAAAGCTTAAAAATGCAAAATGAGCTTTTAGACCATGGAAAAGAGCTTGGTACAGTACTGAAATCATCTTCAGAAAGCGTTAACAATATGGTGAAAGATTTCAA aGAAACAGCAAAAGATCAAAAggaattattatttgaaatattttcctATTTACGCACTTTTCAAAATTGGATCATTGGTGAAGTTTCATGGTTTCAGTCAATCATGTATTATACAATTAGCTGTATTCTATGCGCACTGTTTAGTTCCTCTAAAAGAACAGTGGATGCTAGAATAACACTCTTCACAATATTAAGTGTGAATGTTATAGTAGAACGTATGTTGGTCCAGTATTATGGTAAAACTATGTTTTCTGATGAAGATAGCAAG GAGAATTTGGTGAGTACAACATGGATGTACAGAAAAATGGCTCTTACTCTGTGTGCATTTACATTACTTTGCACATACTACAATTATAAAGATGaacaaatagaaaattataaagCTTTAAAACGTATTGAACGTCAGTTGAATACTATTCAAGAAGTTACATCAATTTCTAATACTAATCATTCAATCC GCTACTCGACTCGATTGGCTATAAAGCGTATGCAATCTCAAACAAGTAAACAGAGTTGA
- the LOC143258972 gene encoding uncharacterized protein LOC143258972 — translation MRLTACLTKRYARTPQNEKKVPFRQMTPLSLNNHVRGSSKMSGNDCLYEMSLLFVCMSDSNFDNNACKEQFNNFNSCIKKYQETKRQQKRLQQIGVPTPDTVTFTDSQITYLLRKYPTK, via the exons ATGAGATTGACTGCATGCTTAACTAAAAGGTATGCAAGGACTCCACAAAATGAGAAGAAAGTACCATTCAGGCAAATGACTCCTCTTTCATTGAACAATCACGTTAGAGGATCATCCAAAATGAGCG GAAACGACTGTTTGTATGAAATGTCGTTATTATTCGTTTGTATGAGCGATAGTAATTTTGATAATAACGCATGTAAGGAACAGTTCAATAATTTCAATtcgtgtataaaaaagtatCAAGAAACCAAGAGGCAACAAAAGCGTTTGCAGCAGATAGGAGTTCCTACGCCTGATACTGTGACATTCACAGATTCACAGATCACTTATCTTTTGAGGAAATACCCaacaaaataa